The sequence GATCGAACGTCACCGGACGTTCACCAACAGCGTGCGAGCGAAGTACGTGCTCGACCACTGGTCGGGGATGATCGGCCGATTCGTCAAGGTCGTGCCCATCGATTACCGAAAGGCGCTGGAGCGAATGAAGGCAGAAGAACAACGCGGCACGGAAACCACGCCGGCGACCGAGGAGGTGTTCCATGGGTGAGCCACGCGGCTTTTTGAAATACGCACGAAGCGAGGTCGGCCATCGCCCGGTCGCCGAGCGCGTCACCGACTTCCGTGAAATCGACCTGCCTCTGACGCCCGACGCGATGCGGGATCAGGCGGCTCGCTGCATGAACTGCGGCATTCCCTTCTGCCAGGGGGCCGGCTGCCCGGTGGTCAACTGCATTCCCGACTTCAACGACCTGGTCTATCGTGGTCGGTGGAAGGACGCGTGCAGCCTGCTGCACCGCACGAACAACTTTCCGGAGATCACCGGCCGCGTCTGCCCGGCGCCCTGTGAAAACGCCTGCACGCTGAACGTCAACGACAACCCGGTGATGATCAAGCACATCGAGTACCAGATCGTCGAGCGGGGCTTCGAGGAGGGCTGGATCGTCCCGCAACCGCCCAAGGTGCGTATGGGCAAGCGCGTGGCGGTGATCGGCTCGGGCCCTGCCGGCCTGGCGGCCGCACAGAACCTGGCGCGCGCCGGCCACGACGTGATGGTGATTGAGAAAGACGAACGTCCCGGCGGGCTGCTGCGCTACGGAATCCCCGACTTCAAGCTGGAAAAGGGAGTCATCGACCGGCGTCTGGATCAGATGCGGGCCGAAGGCGTGCAATTCCAGTGTGGCGTGGCCGTCGGAGAGGACATCTCCATCCGGTATCTGCGCAAACGCTTCGACGGCGTGTGTCTGGCGATGGGGGCCGGTCAGCCCCGCGACCTGAACGTGCCGGGCCGAGGGTTCGACAACATCGTCTACGCCATGGAGTACCTCACCGCGCAGAACAAGCTCTGCGCCGGCGAGCCGTTGGAGGGGGCCACCCCCATTTCGGCCAAGGACAAGGTCGTTGTCGTGATCGGTGGCGGCGATACGGGCAGCGACTGCGTGGGCACCGCCCGCCGCCAGGGGGCCCGGAAGATCTACCAGTTGGAGATCCTGCCCAAGCCCCCGGAGCAGCGCCCGCCCGACACCCCCTGGCCCAACTGGCCGCGGATCATGCGCACCAGCAGTTCGCAGGAGGAAGGATGCGAACGGCGTTGGTCCGTAATGACCAAGAGGTTCATCGGCACCGACATCCTTGTCAGTCAATTGCTGGGCTGTCAGGTGGAGTGGATCCAGGGGCCGCAGGGCTGGAAGGTGAAGGAAGTGCCCGGGACGGAATTCACGCTCCCGGTCGATCTGGTCCTGCTGGCGACGGGCTTCGTCCACGTCACCCACGCCGGGCTCGTCCAGAATCTCGGCTTGCAGCTTGACGAGAGGGGCAATGTCCTGGTAAACCATCACCAAACCAGCGAGCCGTGGGTCTTCGCCGCCGGTGACGCCGTGCGCGGGGCCTCGCTCGTGGTCCACGCCATCCGCAGTGGGCAGGACGCCGCGGCGGCCATGGATCGGTGGCTGCGACAGGAGCATCGGGGGCAATAGCCCACTATCCGCATCAAGGGAGCTGATAACGAGGACAGTGCAGGTCGATGCCAAAACGCAAGGACATCCATAAGATTCTGATCATCGGTTCGGGGCCGATCATCATCGGCCAAGCGTGCGAGTTCGACTATTCCGGCGCCCAGGCCTGCAAGGTGCTCCGTCGGGAGGGCTTCGAGGTCGTTCTGGTCAACAGCAACCCGGCGACGATCATGACCGATCCGGAGCTGGCGGACCGCACCTACATCGAGCCGATCACGCCGGAGATCGTCGAGATGGTCATCCGCCGCGAGAAGCCCGACAGCCTGCTGCCGACGCTGGGCGGACAGACCGGCCTGAACACCGCCGTGGCCCTGGCCGAGAGCGGCGTGCTGAAGAAGTACGGCGTCAAGCTGCTCGGCGCCAACCTTCGCTCGATCAAGAAGGCCGAAGAACGCGACCGGTTCAAGAAGACCATCCAGGACATCGGGCTGGAGGTGCCCCTAAGCGGCTACGTCCACAACTGGCAAGAGGCCAAGCGCGTCGTCGAGGAGATCGGCTTTCCCGCCATCATCCGTCCGTCCTATACCCTCGGCGGCACCGGCGGCAACGTCGCCTACAACACCGAGGAATACGAGAAGTACATCCGATGGGGCCTGGCGCTGAGCCCCCACAGCCAGGTGCTCGTCGAGGAGTCGGTCGCCGGGTGGAAGGAATACGAGCTCGAGGTCATGCGGGACCGCAAGGACAACGTGGTCATCGTCTGCTCCATCGAGAATCTCGACCCGATGGGCATCCACACGGGCGACAGCATCACCGTCGCGCCGGCCCAGACGTTGACCGACAAAGAATACCAGATCATGCGCGAGGCCTCGCTGAAGATCATCCGGGCCATTGGCGTCGAGACGGGCGGCTCGAACATCCAGTTCGCGGTCAACCCGGCCAACGGCAGGCTCTACGTCATCGAGATGAATCCGCGCGTCTCGCGCAGCTCGGCGCTGGCGTCGAAGGCGACAGGCTTCGCCATCGCCAAGATCGCCTCGCTTCTGGCGGTCGGCTACACGCTGGACGAGATCCCCAACGACATCACAAAGAAGACGCCGGCGTGCTTCGAGCCGACGATCGACTATTGCGTGGTCAAGTGGCCGCGATTCACGTTCGAGAAGTTTCCGCAGACCTCTCCCGAGCTGACGGTGCAGATGAAGTCGGTCGGCGAGGCGATGGCCATCGGACGGACCTTCAAGGAGGCCCTCCAGAAGGCCATCCGCTCGCTGGAGATCGATCGGCACGCCCTGGCGGCCAGGCACATCGACGAAACGGTCCCGCCGAACCAGTTGAAGGACAAGCTGCGGAGCAACTGCTGGGACAAGCTCTGGTACGTCGCCGAGGCGCTGCGGCGGAAGATGCCGGTGGACGAGCTGTTCGCTCTGACCAAAATCGATCCGTGGTTCCTGAACAACATCAAGGACATCGTGACGCTCGAAGGCAAGCTGCTGGTCGGCAAGGGCGCGCTGCCCGACGCCCGTATGATGAGAGAAGCCAAGGAGCACGGCTTCAGCGACCGCTATCTCGCCTCGATCTCCCACGTCAGCGAGCCCGAGTTTCGCAAACATCGCCAGTCGCTGGGCGTCAACGCCGTCTACAAGACGGTCGATACCTGCGGCGCCGAGTTCGAGGCGACCACGCCCTATCTCTATTCGACCTTCGAGACCGAATGCGAATCGGTCCCGACCGGCCGCCGGAAGATCATGATCCTCGGCGGCGGGCCCAACCGGATCGGCCAGGGCATCGAGTTCGACTACTGCTGCTGCCACGCCGCGTTCGCGTTGCGCGAGATCGGCGTCGAATCGATCATGGTCAACTGCAACCCCGAGACGGTCAGCACCGATTACGACACGTCCGACCGGCTGTACTTCGAGCCGCTGACCTTCGAGGACGTGATGAACATCGTCGAGAAGGAAAAGCCCGACGGCGTCATCGTCCAGTTCGGGGGCCAGACCCCGCTGAAGCTCGCGGTCCCGCTCGAGAAGGCCGGCGTCCCCATCATCGGCACCTCGCCCGACAGCATCGACCGCGCCGAGAACCGCAAACGCTTCAACCGCCTGGTCGAAAAGCTCGGCCTGCGCCAGCCCGAGAGCGGCACCGCCATGACCTACGACGAGACGCTGAAGGTGGCGAGCCGGCTGGGCTATCCGCTGCTGATCCGCCCGTCGTTCGTGCTGGGCGGCCGCGCGATGGACATCGTCTACGACGAGGACGGCCTCCGCGCCTGCGTCGAGGAGGCCATCGAGGCCTCGGGCGAGCACCCGATCCTGATCGACAAGTTCCTCGACGACGCTACGGAACTCGACGTCGACGCCATCAGCGACGGCACGCGCGTCGTCATCGGCGGGATCATGGAGCACATCGAGGAGGCCGGCGTCCACTCGGGCGACAGCGCCTGCTCGATCCCGGCCGTCAATATCAAGAAGGACGTGCTCGACGAGATCGCCCGGCAGGCGAAGCTGCTGGCCCTCGAACTGAACGTCAAGGGCCTGATCAACATCCAGTTCGCCGTCAAGGACGACGAGGTCTACATCCTCGAAGTGAACCCGCGGGCCTCGCGCACGATCCCGTTCGTCAGCAAGGCGATCGGCGTGCCGCTGGCCAAGCTGGCCGCCAAGATCATGGCGGGCATGTCCCTCGACGAGTTGGGATTCACCGAAGAGGTGCACCCCGAGCACTACGCGGTCAAGGAGGCGGTCTTCCCGTTCCTGAAGTTCCCCGGCACCGACGCGCTGCTCGGCCCGGAGATGCTCTCGACGGGCGAGGTGATGGGCCTGTCGGACGATTTCGGCACCGCCTACGCCAAGAGCCAGATCGCCGCCGGCAACAGCCTGCCGGTCGGCGGCAGCGTCCTGTTCAGCATCCGTGACGCCGACAAGGCGCGGGCCGTGCCCGTAGCCCGCAAGCTCGGCGCGATGGGCTTCAAGATCGTCGCGACCAAGGGCACCTGCATCGAGTTCATCAAGAACAACATCCCTTCGGAGTTCGCGCTGAAGATGAGCGAGGGCCGACCGAACATCGTCGATGCGATCATCAACGGCCAGATCGACCTGATCGTCAACACGACGGTGGGCAAGCAATCGATCACGGATTCGTTCGCCATCCGCCGCAACGCCGTCGATCGCCAGATCCCCTACGTCACCACCATTCGCGGGGCCGAGGCCGTCGTCAAGGCGATCGAGTCGCTCAAGGCCAAGAAGATTCGCGTCAAACCAATTCAGCTCTACTACAGGTAAACGAGGAAATTCGAAACACGAAGTTTGAAATCCGAAACAAATCCCAAAGAAGGAATTTCGAATGATCGAAACACATCATGCTGGTCGCAGACCCGTTTGGAGTCTCGGATTTCGATCATTTGTGCTTGTTTCGAGTTTCGACATCTGGATTTCGGATTTTGTCGTCAGATTGAGGACAGCATCGTGAAAGCGGTTTTGCTCTTAGAAGACGGAACGGTGTTCGAGGGCCGGGGATTCGGGGCCAAGGGCTGCACGTGCGGCGAGGTCGTGTTCAACACGTCCATGACCGGCTACCAGGAGATCCTCACCGACCCCTCGTACCACGAGCAGATCATCACCATGACCTACCCGCTCATCGGCAACGTCGGGACCAATCCCGACGACTGGGAGTCGCGCAAGGTCTTCGCCGCCGGGTTCGTCGTCAAGGAGAACTGCCCGTATCCGAGCAACTGGCGCAATCAGCAGACGCTCGACGCCTATCTGAAGGCCAACAACGTCGTGGGCATCGAAGGGATCGACACGCGCCGGCTCGTGCGGCACATCCGCACGCAGGGCGCGATGCGCGGGATTCTCTCATCGAGCGAACTGGGCATCAAGAAGCTCGCCGCTACGCTGCAGGAATACCCCGGTCTGGTCGGCCGTGACATCGTCAAGGACGTCACCGTCGCCAAGCCCTATGAGTGGACCGAAGGCGTCCTCGACGTTCTGACGAATACCCAGGATGTGCCGGCGCCGAAGTACAAGGTCGTCGCGATCGACTACGGCATGAAACGCAACATCCTCCGCCTGCTGGTCTCGCACGGCTGCGAGGTCGTCGCCGTGCCGGCCAAGGCCTCGGCCAAAGAGATCCTCGCGCACAAGCCCGACGGCGTGTTCCTGAGCAACGGACCGGGTGATCCGGCGGCGGTGACGTACGCCGTCGAGACGGTCAAGGCCCTGCTGGGCAAGGTCCCCATCTTCGGCATCTGTCTCGGCCATCAGATCCTCAGCCTGGCGCTCGGCGGGGCCACCTACAAGCTCAAGTTCGGCCATCGCGGCGCCAACCATCCCGTCAAGAACCTGCGCACCGGCAAGATCGAGATCACCAGTCAGAACCACGGGTTCTGCGTGGACCTCGATTCGTTCAAAGGCAAGGACGTCGAGCTGACGCACCTGAACCTCAACGACAACACCTGCGAGGGAATCCGCAGCGACAAGCTCGGCGCCTTCGCCGTTCAGTACCACCCCGAAGCCTCCCCCGGCCCCCACGACGCCCGCTACCTCTTCACCGACTTCACCGCCCTGATGGCCAGATAGTGAGCCCCCTTCGTTCGCCCTCGAACCAAGGGATACCGATCGCGCCCCTCTTTCTAATAACGATACGCACGGTCCACACATCCAGCTCGCTCCGGCGGTTTCGTCAGGAACGACGAGGCCGAATCCGGTGTGTTGCCCCGGATCCTCAGACTGCGCAGTGCCGGCAAACCGTTCAGATGCGCCAGGTCCTGCACTACCGTCTCCTTCGAAGCGACTGGAGGGGCGAAGGAGCGCGGCCTTGCTCTTGGACAAGCGTCAGAACTCGACCGACATTGACACCGGTGGCCACGATCTGCTGGTGCTCATCTGTGAGCACGACCCAGGGAAGAGACCTCACGCCCCACGGTTGCCTCAGGGCAGACATGATGCCAGAGGACTCCTGCAGCAGCGGAATCCCCGCTGGGACTCCGTGTCCTGGCAGGACATCGATGGGAAGAGTAATCTTGTTCTGTCTCTTCCACTGCCGCAGTTCATCCTCGTCTGCCGGGGCAACTTGAATGCAGACAATGGCCACGTTCTGATGTCTGAATTCCCGGCTGAATCTCTGCAACTGACGGATGGCGATCTGCGAGGCACGTTTGCCGTAGTCGACAAAGACCACCAGGACCTTCTTGTTCCTTATGCGTCTGGCGTCAAAGCCAATTTCCAATGTTCTGAGATCCGGCAAGGACCCGCCCACCAATGAGTCTCGGGGGACGAAGTTGGTGAAGTGTTGCCCGAGCTTGATGGTCACATGGTCTCCGCTGTGGGCGAATACATAGGCGGCATCATTGCCCTGGCCAAAATCGACCTGCACGCTGACCGGGCCGGCCGGCAGGCGATTGACCCTGAACTGCCCCTGCTCATCCGTACACGTGGCCCGCTTGTCAGGAAATCCGCCTGCGTTATTGCCCACAAACACGGGTTTGCCCGGCACCGGATGATTGTTCTGGTCCAGCACCACGCCGGAGAGATGCGCATCCAAGGGCATGAGCTGAATATTCGGGAGCACCGCCGCTTCGCCCGGCGTCATGGGGTCGTCCAGTACATGGTCGGACGAGCCAAACTCCGCGGACTCATAGGTCAGAAGGTAGTGATCGGCGACACCCTCCAGGGGCACGACCGTCGTGAGTTCGTAGTACCCCTGGGCGTCCGTGCGCGTGCCGGGCAAATGCACGACTCCGTGTATATCGCGCCCTCCGCCCCGCCGTCTTCGTCCCAATTGCAGACTTACCCTGGCCCCGGCGATGCCCCGACCCATGTCGTCGGTCACACGACCCCGAATGGAGCTGCTCGGTTTCAACACGACGCGCAGTTCGCGTACAGCATCGTAGAAGAATGTGGCTCCTGCCAGGTCCCTCTCCACATCCTGTACCACGACCAGATTAGAGGCATACAAGGGATTTTGTCTGGCCGCGAATCGCCCCTGTTTGTCGGTCAAGACCGTCTGCCCCAGTCCCACCATTACACGCACATCTTCTGCGGGTTGGCCCTGAGTGTCCACTACAGTGCCGCGCACCAGGGGCAATTGGGGCGTCACCGTGATCTCCACTGGCGTTGTTTGCGGCCCCGTTACAATCAATGGAATACCCTTGAAGCCGGCGTTATAGTTGCCGCCCCAGGCATGCATCTTGTACTGCCCCCGGGGCATATGGAGCTTCGCGATGCCGTTGGCATCGGTTTCGCCGCGCTGCATCAAGATGTCCTGCTGTTCGTCATGCTCGCGATCGTCCACATGGACCGTGATCTCAGGCAGAGCGCGACCCGTGGTCCGATCTCGAACCAGGACTTCAAGGGGGATACCCTTTTCCGCCTGCACGGAGACGTTTACGGTCTTTTCCTGCTCGCGAATCTCAATGGGGACATGCCTGGCCACCCAGTCCGTCCTTTCCGATACGAGTTGGAGAGTATGCCGCCCAGGGGGCACGCTCTGCACTTCAAATGCCCCTTCCGTGTCGGAGATAAGCTCCAGGGGCCTGAATCGCCACTCACTCCTTCGCGACTGGTCCGTAGAGAGCATCAGACGCAGCCCCCTAATCCCCCGATCAGTGGTCTTGTCCAGAACACGCCCCCGAAGCGTGGCGGCAGGAGGCAGCTTCAGTTCCACATCCTCCCAATCCACGCGATATCCTTCACAGGCATTGCCTTGGAATTGCCCGGGTGGGAAGATATAAGCGATGTCTCGACCCGAAGCCTTTACGAAGAACCTCACCGTGGCCTCCACGGGCAATTGGTCGAAGACAAAACGCCCCTGAGCATCGGTTATCTTCGAAAGCCAATCTTTAGGCCCGTATACCGCCTTTCCTCCATTTCGGATCTGCGGAACCGCCTGGATGTCAGCATCTGCCACCTCATGCCCTTCTGAATCTACCAGTCGCCCGGCAATACCACCGGGCGGACACAGTACGATGTTGGCTGTGAAACTGGTATACGGTTGGGCCATCAAGGGATGCTCTCTGTAGATATACTCCCAGCCCAGGGCCAGGCCAGTCTTCCTGGCGACGACCAGGATATCGTGTTTGGGCTCCACCCAGACATCGACGGCAAAATGCCCCTCCTGATCCGTGGTCTGGATCGCGTCCAGCAGCTCTGCAGACTTCGGAGCGGTATAGTCATCCCCCATGAGTTCCATCACCGCCACCTCAGCACCGCCCACCGAGTCCAGCCGGGCATCCTGGACCTGGCCTGTGATGTGCAACATCTTCCGAGTGGGCACTGCATCGGACGCGTCCGTCAAAGACAGGCTGCCCACGTACCGATCGGCCGGAAACGACAACCTCCGAATCCCTCCCGGCGGCGTAGAGGACCCCACCGTATCGATCCCCTCCGAACAACGTCCCACAGCCTGACCGGACGAAACGAACAAGAACAGCATAACAGAGATTCGTAGGTACCTCATGTCCATCGCCTCCACTTCGCAGAATTCTGTATCTGTGCAGTCATGTTAGATCCACCTATCGATCACCTTACCTGCGACGGCGAACGGGCTCGCGGCGACGGGGTGGGGAGGCGGGCCGATCGCGCTGGGGCGGGCTGACGCTGGGGGGTTGCGGGGATATCGTGGGCAGGACCATGGGCTCCTCGATGCGGATGAATTCGATCGTGGGCATGTGCTGTTTGATCTCGGCGATCGTCTGGTCTCGAATCGGCCCGGAGGTCCGCACGGTCAGCGACTGAAGGCCGGCCGGCCCGCTCAGGCCGGACAAGGCCGAATCCGAAATCTCTCCGACCAATGTCAGATCCCGGACGTTGGCCAGGCTCGCCAGCCGCGACAGGTCGTCGCCCGTGCAACCCGAAAGGCCGCCGATATACAGACGGTTCAATCCGGGCAGGTCGCTGACGTGACGCAGGGATTCTCCGCTCAAGGTGTTCGTCTGAATCATCAGGTTCCCAAGCGAACGCAGGTTTCTCAGAAACGCGAGGTCGTCATCGTGCAGCGGCAGGCTGAGATTCAGGTCCTTCAGCTTCTTCAGGCCCGACAGATCCAGCGTCAACTCATGGGCCTGCGCTGCACCGGCCTCGTCAGGCCATGAACTGACCTGCAGGTATTGTAGATTCGACAAACCGTTCAAGTGGTTCAGGCCACCGCGAGGCACGGGGCCCAGCAATCCAAGGTGTTCCAGCCGCTTCAACTTGCCGATGGATGCCAGACCGCCGTCAGACAGGCCGTAGGATAGGATATCCAGTTTTCGCAGATGGACCAAAGACTCCAGGAACACAAGGTCGCTGTCGGCCAACGGGTCGTTGGTCGTTATCCTAAGCTCCTCCAGAGAGCCGAGCCCGGCCAGATGCGACAGACCTGTGGGACCTTGGTAACCCTGAAACCGCCGATTCTTCAGATTGATGCCCAGGCACGTGAGATTCCGAAGGGTCGCCAGCGACCTGACCCCCTCGTCCGACAGATACGCGAGGCCCAGTACGGATTCGAGTTGAGGCATCTCCGCCAACAGGCGCGCCACTTCATCGCCGTGCCGCACGCCCATCGGGCCACCCCATGCGTAGGCGAAGTCCACTTTCTTCAGATTCTCGATACTCTTCAACTGGGCCACGCCGGCCGGCGTAAACGTCGGGCTCGTCAGGATGAAGTGCAACTCCTCAAGGTCCTTGAGCTTGGCGATGGAGGCGAGACTGGCATCGGCGAGGCGGCTGCAGCAGCCCCACAGCGTCAAGCTCTTGAGCTGCGTCAAGCCCTCGATGTGCGCGATGTGGCGGTCCGTGATCTGAACCTCGCCCCAGAGGCACAACCGTTCCAGACGGGGCATTTGGGCCAGTTCCGCCAAGCCCGGACCCCAGAACCCTCCCGTTCGTATCCGCAGCCATCGCAGGTTGGACAACCGTGCGACCTCCTTGAGCCCGGCATCCGTGACGCCGGTATGGAGATCCAGGCACTCCAGGGCAGGCAGGTCCTTCAACACGGCCAGGCCCTGGTTGGCGACGCCCGGTTCTCGAAGCTCCAAGGCCCTCAGCGAGGTCAGTTTCCGCAGGTGCTCCATGCCGTTGTCGTTCACGCCCGTCTGGTGCAGGCAAAGCATCTTGAGCCCCGTAAGGCGGGAGATGGGCCCCATCACGCGCTCATTGGCATCGCTGCTTGGAACGCGGGCCGCCACCGAGAGCCTGTGCAGGTCGTTCGGCGAGAGCCCGGCCAATCCGGACAGGCCGTCTGGATCGGTCCGGACACGGTTGCCCACCAACAACTGGTGTTCCAACGGGTTCTGGGCCGACAGCCGTTTCGCATCCCCCGGTCGCAGTGCAAGGATGATGTGCAGCCAGAGATTGCGCTCGGCAGGCACGACAACATCGCCCTGAGCCAGGCCCAGCGGTTCCCACGACCAGGATAGGTTCACGCACTTGGGATCCCAGCCTGGACCCGATTCCGGCTCCACGGACAGATGCCCCAGACAACTGTCTGCGGGAAACGACAGCGCGCGGGTCCGGCCGAGCGGCAACTTCGGCGCCAAAAAGCTAGTTTCCTCGGCCCCGAGGCCCGCGACCGGGCAGAGAAGAGCGAGCACGCATGCCACTGTCTCACTTCGCAGATGCCTCATGTTCCTCGCCTCCGTCGTGGAGTTCCACGAGCTTCCAAAGGCCCTCGATGCGAACCAGGCGAGTGGTGAGCGTGACGGTCTCGCCCGGCGACCGGCTCCGACCGTCGAGAGTGAATCCCGTGTGGACGGCCGCGCTCCAGACGACTGTTGCGGCATCGCCGTCTTCGACCATGTCGACCAGTTCGACGGGCGGGCCAAGACGGCGCGGGTACAGGCCCTCGCTCGCGTCGGGGGCCGCGTCGGAAAAGCACTGCGGCAGGGCTTCCATTCTGCCCCGATCCAGCAACGCCAGAACACTGTGGACCGCCTGCGCCGGGGTACTGAGGTCCGGGGCCCCATCGGCGTCGGGCCGGCCGACCATGAAGATGAGCGGAGGCGGCGCGGGCGAACGGGCATCGTCCCCGTCGCGCAGCGCGCCGATCAGCGGCGCGGCGCCCAGTGGCGCGATCGGCTCGTCGGCCTGGGGCGCCGATTCGGTCTGCGACGGCGCAGGGGACCGGTCCGCGCGATACAGGCCGGCAATCGCCCATGCGACGCCCGCCACAGCCAACGCGACCACCACAATGCCGTTTCGCCTCGATATGGCACGGCTGTCACCCATGATCGTCAACCCATCCTTGATCTCTGACGCGCCCCACGCCCCACCGTTACAGAATTCCTCGCGATCTGTCTGATTGTGGATGACGGATCATTGACTTTGTCGCCCCGAGCGGAGCATGGCGGAGTCGAGGGGTCTGGCCATAGCCGGAACGTGCGCTCCGTTCGCAGCGGGATTGCCCCGCTGCCGGCCACTTGCGGCGGCCCTCCGGTCGGAATAACAATCGGCAGCGCGTTCATCTCAGTAGTCCTTGAACTTCCGCATCCACGTGGGCCAATCCTCGGGCTCCACGCCGCCGGCTCTGGTCCACGGCCCGGCGGTGTCGAACTGGCGATGCCACTTGAACGTCCAGTGTTCTTTCAGCCCCACCTTCCGCACGGACCAGTCCATGAAGAGCATGTTGGTGCCGCCGTTGTGGCGGTTGACGCACAGATTGCGTATGTCCGGAGTATAGGTGGGCGGCTCCCCTTCATACTCCGGCGGCCGGTCAGTGGCATGGGGCGACGCCCCCTTGGTGCTGGAGTCGAAGAACACGGGAACGCCACTGGCCTGCTTCACGTCGCAGGTAGGCCAGTGCCCGGCTTCGACTTCACTGTCCGTGGCAGTCGTACCTCTTCTTCGACGAATGTACTGGTTGAAGCCGTAGCTGCCGTAGAGGTCGGGCCGGCCCATCAGCCATGGATAGGGATGAAACGTGTCGCCCTTGTGGTAAGGTTGCTGTGTGTCGTAAGGCAGAGGCTTTACCGCCGAGGGGCACAGCGCCAATCTGGTGTACGCCGGGTGGCCATTCCGAGTAATGAGGCGCCAAGCGTCGTCGATATCCCACTCCGGCACTCGCCCATCGTTCTCCCCGAGGTACGTGGAGAAGGTCAGGCCCAATTGTCGTAGGTTAGCCTGGCAACTGACCGCCTGCGCCTGCCTCCTGGCCTTCTGGATCGCCGGCAGCAGCAGCGCCATCAGCATTACGATAATGGAAATGACGACAAGCAACTCGATCAGCGTGAAGGCGTTGGCATTGATTATGGATGATGGATGATTGATGATTGGGACGCGGCGGTGGTCGGCGACGGACGGCCTGTGGGCGCGA comes from Anaerobaca lacustris and encodes:
- a CDS encoding glutamate synthase subunit beta — its product is MGEPRGFLKYARSEVGHRPVAERVTDFREIDLPLTPDAMRDQAARCMNCGIPFCQGAGCPVVNCIPDFNDLVYRGRWKDACSLLHRTNNFPEITGRVCPAPCENACTLNVNDNPVMIKHIEYQIVERGFEEGWIVPQPPKVRMGKRVAVIGSGPAGLAAAQNLARAGHDVMVIEKDERPGGLLRYGIPDFKLEKGVIDRRLDQMRAEGVQFQCGVAVGEDISIRYLRKRFDGVCLAMGAGQPRDLNVPGRGFDNIVYAMEYLTAQNKLCAGEPLEGATPISAKDKVVVVIGGGDTGSDCVGTARRQGARKIYQLEILPKPPEQRPPDTPWPNWPRIMRTSSSQEEGCERRWSVMTKRFIGTDILVSQLLGCQVEWIQGPQGWKVKEVPGTEFTLPVDLVLLATGFVHVTHAGLVQNLGLQLDERGNVLVNHHQTSEPWVFAAGDAVRGASLVVHAIRSGQDAAAAMDRWLRQEHRGQ
- the carB gene encoding carbamoyl-phosphate synthase large subunit: MPKRKDIHKILIIGSGPIIIGQACEFDYSGAQACKVLRREGFEVVLVNSNPATIMTDPELADRTYIEPITPEIVEMVIRREKPDSLLPTLGGQTGLNTAVALAESGVLKKYGVKLLGANLRSIKKAEERDRFKKTIQDIGLEVPLSGYVHNWQEAKRVVEEIGFPAIIRPSYTLGGTGGNVAYNTEEYEKYIRWGLALSPHSQVLVEESVAGWKEYELEVMRDRKDNVVIVCSIENLDPMGIHTGDSITVAPAQTLTDKEYQIMREASLKIIRAIGVETGGSNIQFAVNPANGRLYVIEMNPRVSRSSALASKATGFAIAKIASLLAVGYTLDEIPNDITKKTPACFEPTIDYCVVKWPRFTFEKFPQTSPELTVQMKSVGEAMAIGRTFKEALQKAIRSLEIDRHALAARHIDETVPPNQLKDKLRSNCWDKLWYVAEALRRKMPVDELFALTKIDPWFLNNIKDIVTLEGKLLVGKGALPDARMMREAKEHGFSDRYLASISHVSEPEFRKHRQSLGVNAVYKTVDTCGAEFEATTPYLYSTFETECESVPTGRRKIMILGGGPNRIGQGIEFDYCCCHAAFALREIGVESIMVNCNPETVSTDYDTSDRLYFEPLTFEDVMNIVEKEKPDGVIVQFGGQTPLKLAVPLEKAGVPIIGTSPDSIDRAENRKRFNRLVEKLGLRQPESGTAMTYDETLKVASRLGYPLLIRPSFVLGGRAMDIVYDEDGLRACVEEAIEASGEHPILIDKFLDDATELDVDAISDGTRVVIGGIMEHIEEAGVHSGDSACSIPAVNIKKDVLDEIARQAKLLALELNVKGLINIQFAVKDDEVYILEVNPRASRTIPFVSKAIGVPLAKLAAKIMAGMSLDELGFTEEVHPEHYAVKEAVFPFLKFPGTDALLGPEMLSTGEVMGLSDDFGTAYAKSQIAAGNSLPVGGSVLFSIRDADKARAVPVARKLGAMGFKIVATKGTCIEFIKNNIPSEFALKMSEGRPNIVDAIINGQIDLIVNTTVGKQSITDSFAIRRNAVDRQIPYVTTIRGAEAVVKAIESLKAKKIRVKPIQLYYR
- the carA gene encoding glutamine-hydrolyzing carbamoyl-phosphate synthase small subunit; this translates as MKAVLLLEDGTVFEGRGFGAKGCTCGEVVFNTSMTGYQEILTDPSYHEQIITMTYPLIGNVGTNPDDWESRKVFAAGFVVKENCPYPSNWRNQQTLDAYLKANNVVGIEGIDTRRLVRHIRTQGAMRGILSSSELGIKKLAATLQEYPGLVGRDIVKDVTVAKPYEWTEGVLDVLTNTQDVPAPKYKVVAIDYGMKRNILRLLVSHGCEVVAVPAKASAKEILAHKPDGVFLSNGPGDPAAVTYAVETVKALLGKVPIFGICLGHQILSLALGGATYKLKFGHRGANHPVKNLRTGKIEITSQNHGFCVDLDSFKGKDVELTHLNLNDNTCEGIRSDKLGAFAVQYHPEASPGPHDARYLFTDFTALMAR
- a CDS encoding carboxypeptidase regulatory-like domain-containing protein, which produces MSFPADRYVGSLSLTDASDAVPTRKMLHITGQVQDARLDSVGGAEVAVMELMGDDYTAPKSAELLDAIQTTDQEGHFAVDVWVEPKHDILVVARKTGLALGWEYIYREHPLMAQPYTSFTANIVLCPPGGIAGRLVDSEGHEVADADIQAVPQIRNGGKAVYGPKDWLSKITDAQGRFVFDQLPVEATVRFFVKASGRDIAYIFPPGQFQGNACEGYRVDWEDVELKLPPAATLRGRVLDKTTDRGIRGLRLMLSTDQSRRSEWRFRPLELISDTEGAFEVQSVPPGRHTLQLVSERTDWVARHVPIEIREQEKTVNVSVQAEKGIPLEVLVRDRTTGRALPEITVHVDDREHDEQQDILMQRGETDANGIAKLHMPRGQYKMHAWGGNYNAGFKGIPLIVTGPQTTPVEITVTPQLPLVRGTVVDTQGQPAEDVRVMVGLGQTVLTDKQGRFAARQNPLYASNLVVVQDVERDLAGATFFYDAVRELRVVLKPSSSIRGRVTDDMGRGIAGARVSLQLGRRRRGGGRDIHGVVHLPGTRTDAQGYYELTTVVPLEGVADHYLLTYESAEFGSSDHVLDDPMTPGEAAVLPNIQLMPLDAHLSGVVLDQNNHPVPGKPVFVGNNAGGFPDKRATCTDEQGQFRVNRLPAGPVSVQVDFGQGNDAAYVFAHSGDHVTIKLGQHFTNFVPRDSLVGGSLPDLRTLEIGFDARRIRNKKVLVVFVDYGKRASQIAIRQLQRFSREFRHQNVAIVCIQVAPADEDELRQWKRQNKITLPIDVLPGHGVPAGIPLLQESSGIMSALRQPWGVRSLPWVVLTDEHQQIVATGVNVGRVLTLVQEQGRAPSPLQSLRRRR